A stretch of Myroides oncorhynchi DNA encodes these proteins:
- a CDS encoding TCR/Tet family MFS transporter: MQSNKINSIVIFITITIILDSAGFGIIFPVLPELLEHVLHADLSTAAKYGGVLTLAYAFMQFIFAPILGIISDRYGRRRVLLLSLFGFSIDCFIMALAHSYWLLFISRLIAGVTGATFAVASATITDVTDEDNRTKYFGYLNAAFNIGFIIGPLVGGLLGEYHFTYPFYFAGILGLLNVLYGYFFFPETNTSGSLKRLSLKEISPLQSLKSIKRFKQLSVLFIVFFLLSAASHSMESTWSFYTMIQFDWSKQQVGISLTIIGIIGFLVQVYLLQYLSTKLSDQRLVYIGLLTSFIGLLLLSYCVTEIQLWVGITLYLLGSIQQTGFQSMLSKSLDQQHQGELQGVLGSLNGLTTIVAPPLFTYCFYLYTQDNTLPYLPGIAFSIAALLLLISLLLLLRYKK; encoded by the coding sequence ATGCAATCAAACAAGATTAACAGCATCGTAATATTCATTACGATCACCATTATATTAGACAGTGCTGGCTTCGGTATTATCTTTCCAGTATTACCGGAACTATTAGAACACGTACTACATGCTGACCTCAGCACAGCAGCGAAGTACGGAGGTGTACTTACGTTAGCTTACGCCTTTATGCAATTTATCTTTGCACCAATCTTAGGGATTATTAGCGATCGTTATGGACGTAGACGAGTATTATTACTTTCTCTTTTTGGATTCTCTATAGACTGTTTTATTATGGCACTTGCTCATAGTTATTGGCTACTATTCATCAGTCGGCTTATCGCGGGAGTGACAGGTGCTACCTTTGCCGTGGCATCAGCTACGATTACAGATGTTACGGATGAAGATAACAGAACGAAATACTTCGGCTATTTAAATGCAGCTTTTAATATTGGCTTTATCATAGGCCCTTTAGTAGGAGGGTTATTAGGAGAATATCATTTTACCTACCCTTTCTACTTTGCGGGAATATTAGGTTTATTAAATGTTCTTTATGGGTATTTCTTCTTTCCAGAAACCAATACTTCAGGTTCACTGAAGCGATTATCACTAAAAGAGATCTCCCCTCTACAATCTCTAAAAAGTATCAAACGCTTTAAACAACTAAGTGTATTGTTTATTGTATTCTTTTTATTATCTGCTGCATCCCATAGTATGGAGAGTACGTGGTCATTCTATACCATGATACAGTTTGACTGGAGTAAACAGCAGGTCGGGATATCACTAACCATTATAGGAATTATAGGTTTCTTAGTACAAGTATATCTGTTACAATACTTGTCTACTAAACTATCAGACCAAAGACTTGTCTACATCGGTTTATTAACCAGCTTTATAGGATTACTCTTATTGAGTTATTGTGTTACTGAAATACAACTCTGGGTAGGTATCACATTATACTTACTAGGAAGTATACAACAGACAGGTTTTCAGTCTATGCTCTCTAAGTCACTAGATCAGCAACATCAAGGAGAACTACAAGGGGTATTAGGAAGCCTTAATGGATTAACCACTATTGTGGCTCCACCATTATTTACCTATTGTTTCTACCTATACACACAGGACAATACCTTACCATACTTACCTGGTATAGCCTTTTCCATAGCAGCTTTATTACTCCTAATTAGCTTATTACTACTCTTAAGATATAAGAAGTAA
- a CDS encoding DUF6169 family protein, with the protein MAYQFYWDDQIGMYSFITDKGVSYGVSFLEDFTLDFDEDGLIENVYQIILEQIRSNQSNNKGFDDEIAHTIGDIVVKFFLSDRHKVLVYVCDNNDNKALGRSILFNKWFVQFNSLGLYKFDKVLDIDGRKIYTSLLVHKENVQFDVIVKRYQRLEQSFKPEE; encoded by the coding sequence ATGGCTTATCAGTTCTATTGGGATGATCAAATAGGTATGTATTCTTTTATTACAGATAAAGGAGTGTCTTATGGTGTATCTTTTTTGGAAGACTTTACTTTAGATTTTGATGAGGATGGATTAATAGAGAACGTTTATCAAATTATATTAGAACAGATTAGGAGTAATCAAAGCAATAATAAAGGATTTGATGATGAGATAGCTCATACAATTGGAGATATTGTAGTTAAATTCTTTTTATCGGATAGACATAAGGTTCTTGTATATGTATGCGATAATAATGATAATAAAGCACTAGGACGTTCTATACTGTTTAATAAATGGTTTGTTCAATTTAACTCGCTAGGTTTGTATAAATTTGATAAGGTTTTGGATATTGATGGTCGTAAAATCTATACTTCGTTGTTAGTACATAAAGAGAATGTTCAGTTTGATGTAATAGTAAAAAGGTATCAAAGATTAGAACAGAGTTTTAAACCTGAAGAATAA
- a CDS encoding DUF3592 domain-containing protein has translation MNQQNSAPDLSKVISELKKGNWKVILLPLVLCAGIMYFLYVYMPNRQDMNKTDFYYTNYEKAEATILDTYGNGRIGKGQKTLYKIQFVTVKGETIVAEYAQDTFLSKDKGEKIVIYYNPENPYGQTSEESYLEEKRIRDKQANK, from the coding sequence ATGAATCAACAAAATTCTGCTCCGGACTTATCAAAAGTAATAAGTGAATTAAAAAAAGGAAACTGGAAGGTTATCTTACTCCCACTTGTATTATGTGCAGGGATAATGTATTTCTTATATGTCTATATGCCGAACCGACAAGACATGAACAAAACAGATTTTTACTACACCAACTATGAGAAGGCTGAAGCTACAATCTTAGACACCTATGGCAATGGTAGAATTGGAAAAGGACAAAAAACATTATACAAAATACAGTTTGTAACAGTCAAAGGAGAAACAATCGTTGCAGAATATGCACAAGACACCTTCTTATCAAAGGATAAAGGAGAAAAAATTGTAATCTACTACAATCCTGAGAATCCATATGGTCAAACTTCAGAAGAAAGCTACTTGGAAGAAAAGAGAATCCGCGACAAACAAGCTAATAAATAA
- the hemB gene encoding porphobilinogen synthase, producing the protein MFPLQRGRRLRTNESIRSLVRETIVTPQDFMFPMFIAEGTNVQEAIPSMPGMFRRSVDLTVKEVKELYALGIRAVNIYVKVSEHLKDNAGTEAWNANGLMQTAIKAIKDACPGMIVMPDVALDPYSIYGHDGIIENGVVVNDPTAEALMKMSVSHAEAGADFVAPSDMMDGRILRMREALDQSGYTDVGIMSYSAKYASAFYGPFRDALDSAPKADMEIPKDKKTYQMDYANRIEAVKEALYDVEEGADILMVKPGMAYLDIVREVKDAVNVPVAVYQVSGEYAMVKAASERGWLDHDQIMMEQLTCIKRAGASIISTYFAKEAAVLLNK; encoded by the coding sequence ATGTTTCCATTACAAAGAGGTAGAAGATTAAGAACAAATGAGTCTATTCGTAGTTTGGTAAGAGAAACTATTGTGACTCCACAAGATTTTATGTTTCCTATGTTTATAGCAGAAGGTACGAATGTACAAGAAGCTATTCCATCAATGCCAGGGATGTTTAGACGTTCTGTGGATTTGACTGTAAAGGAAGTAAAAGAATTATATGCATTGGGTATTCGCGCAGTGAATATCTATGTGAAAGTAAGTGAGCATTTGAAAGATAACGCAGGTACAGAAGCTTGGAATGCGAATGGATTAATGCAAACAGCGATTAAAGCGATTAAAGATGCATGTCCGGGTATGATCGTTATGCCAGACGTAGCTTTAGATCCTTATTCTATCTATGGACACGATGGTATTATCGAGAATGGTGTAGTAGTAAATGACCCTACGGCAGAGGCCTTAATGAAAATGAGTGTATCTCATGCTGAAGCAGGGGCTGACTTCGTAGCACCAAGTGATATGATGGACGGGCGTATCTTGCGTATGCGTGAGGCGTTAGACCAATCAGGATATACTGATGTAGGTATTATGAGTTATTCTGCTAAATATGCTTCTGCGTTCTATGGTCCATTCCGTGATGCTTTAGACAGTGCTCCAAAAGCAGATATGGAAATACCAAAAGATAAAAAGACATATCAAATGGATTATGCTAACCGTATCGAGGCTGTAAAAGAAGCTTTATATGATGTGGAAGAGGGTGCTGATATCCTTATGGTAAAGCCAGGTATGGCTTATTTAGATATCGTACGCGAAGTGAAAGACGCAGTGAATGTGCCTGTAGCAGTATACCAAGTATCTGGTGAGTATGCGATGGTAAAGGCCGCATCAGAAAGAGGATGGCTTGACCATGATCAGATCATGATGGAACAATTGACTTGTATTAAGCGTGCAGGAGCAAGTATTATTTCTACTTACTTTGCTAAAGAAGCCGCAGTACTTTTGAATAAATAG
- a CDS encoding fumarate hydratase — MDFIYQDPYPIQKDDTQYKKISSDYVKVEKLGDREILVVDPKAIEMIAETAMTDVSFMLRTSHLEKLKAILDDPEATDNDRFVAYNLLQNAKVAVEGQLPSCQDTGTAIVVAKKGENVYTGSNDAESLSKGIFETYQKKNLRYSQIVPISMFEEKNSGSNLPAQIDIYATQGAKYEFLFLAKGGGSANKTFLYQKTKSLLNDKNLTEFIKEKIMDLGTAACPPYHLALVIGGTSAEANLAAVKKASAGYYDNLPTSGNMGGQAFRDLEWEKKLQLICQESRIGAQFGGKYFTHDVRVIRLPRHAASCPVGLGVSCSADRNIKAKITAEGLFVEQLETDPGRFLPAVAPHLEEPVVIDLDKPMKEQLAELTKHPIKTRVMLNGTVIVARDIAHAKIQEMLDNGQEMPEYFKNHPVYYAGPAKTPDGMPSGSFGPTTAGRMDPYVDSFQAVGGSMIMLAKGNRSQAVTDACKKHGGFYLGSIGGPAAILAKENILSVEVVDFPELGMEAVRKIVVKDFPAFIITDDKGNDFFADL, encoded by the coding sequence ATGGACTTCATATATCAAGATCCGTATCCGATTCAGAAAGATGATACGCAGTACAAAAAGATTTCTTCTGACTATGTAAAAGTAGAAAAATTAGGAGATAGAGAGATATTAGTGGTTGATCCTAAAGCGATTGAGATGATTGCTGAGACAGCGATGACAGATGTGTCATTCATGTTAAGAACATCGCACTTAGAAAAATTAAAAGCTATCCTAGATGATCCGGAAGCGACAGATAACGATCGTTTTGTGGCTTATAACTTATTGCAAAACGCAAAAGTAGCAGTAGAAGGACAATTGCCTTCTTGTCAAGATACTGGTACTGCTATCGTAGTGGCAAAAAAAGGTGAAAACGTATATACGGGATCGAATGATGCTGAGAGTTTATCTAAAGGTATCTTCGAAACGTACCAAAAGAAAAACCTTCGTTACTCACAGATCGTTCCAATCAGTATGTTCGAAGAGAAAAATTCAGGGTCTAACTTGCCTGCACAGATTGATATCTATGCTACTCAAGGGGCTAAATATGAGTTCTTATTTTTAGCAAAAGGTGGAGGGTCTGCTAACAAGACATTCTTATACCAAAAAACTAAGTCATTACTTAATGACAAGAACTTAACAGAGTTTATTAAAGAAAAAATAATGGACTTAGGTACTGCTGCATGTCCTCCATATCACTTAGCTTTAGTGATCGGTGGAACATCTGCTGAGGCTAACTTAGCAGCAGTGAAGAAGGCATCTGCAGGGTACTATGATAACTTACCTACTTCTGGGAATATGGGAGGTCAAGCATTCCGTGACCTTGAGTGGGAGAAAAAATTACAATTAATCTGCCAAGAGTCTAGAATCGGTGCACAGTTCGGAGGTAAATACTTTACTCACGATGTACGTGTGATCCGTCTACCTCGCCACGCTGCTTCATGTCCAGTAGGATTGGGAGTATCTTGTTCGGCAGATAGAAATATTAAAGCGAAAATCACTGCAGAGGGATTATTCGTAGAACAATTAGAGACTGATCCAGGACGCTTCTTACCTGCAGTAGCTCCTCACTTAGAAGAGCCTGTGGTAATCGACTTGGACAAGCCAATGAAAGAACAATTAGCAGAGTTAACGAAGCATCCTATCAAAACTCGTGTAATGTTAAACGGAACTGTTATCGTGGCGCGCGACATCGCTCACGCTAAGATCCAAGAGATGTTAGACAATGGACAAGAGATGCCAGAATACTTCAAGAATCATCCAGTGTACTATGCAGGGCCAGCTAAGACTCCAGATGGTATGCCATCAGGAAGCTTTGGACCAACTACAGCAGGGCGTATGGATCCTTATGTAGATAGTTTCCAAGCGGTAGGTGGAAGTATGATTATGTTAGCGAAAGGTAACCGTAGCCAAGCGGTAACTGATGCGTGTAAAAAACACGGAGGGTTCTACCTTGGTTCTATCGGTGGACCAGCTGCTATCCTTGCGAAAGAGAATATCTTAAGCGTAGAAGTGGTTGACTTCCCAGAATTAGGAATGGAAGCTGTACGTAAGATCGTAGTGAAAGACTTCCCTGCCTTCATCATCACTGATGATAAAGGAAATGACTTCTTCGCTGACCTATAG
- a CDS encoding DUF7716 domain-containing protein yields the protein MMDFKNKTYQLAEFILLVKDRKERTTEYNPAFHYAIYAVEDEVDEDLAIYVGEPVEVTDNDEEIYPSEVIEQEMWYLCSDEDIQDVVDLAISQKPSATMEELVMALDYYLTIDDFIDLIDE from the coding sequence ATGATGGATTTTAAAAATAAAACATATCAATTAGCAGAGTTTATCTTGCTTGTTAAAGATCGAAAAGAAAGAACCACGGAGTATAATCCAGCCTTTCATTATGCTATTTATGCTGTAGAAGACGAGGTGGATGAGGATTTAGCGATTTATGTGGGCGAACCAGTTGAGGTAACAGATAATGATGAAGAGATTTACCCTAGCGAAGTTATAGAACAAGAGATGTGGTATTTGTGTTCTGATGAAGACATTCAGGATGTAGTAGATTTGGCAATAAGTCAAAAACCTTCTGCAACGATGGAGGAGCTAGTGATGGCGCTAGATTACTATCTGACTATAGACGACTTTATAGATCTAATAGATGAATAA
- a CDS encoding c-type cytochrome produces MTTIIKNSLLFLATTLFIACGGKEQPEAVYESERGETAELSMSEKLKLGEKIFTGKGNCTTCHMADKKLIGPSIQDIVKGYDANGADLDAFLRGKANAIIEPAQFPMMEANLTITKKLSAVEMESLIAYMRSL; encoded by the coding sequence ATGACAACAATTATTAAAAATAGTTTGCTTTTCCTTGCAACAACTCTCTTTATAGCATGTGGAGGAAAAGAACAGCCAGAAGCAGTATACGAATCTGAACGTGGAGAAACGGCAGAGCTGTCTATGTCTGAAAAACTCAAGTTAGGAGAGAAGATATTCACAGGTAAAGGTAACTGTACTACTTGTCATATGGCTGATAAAAAATTAATAGGGCCGAGTATACAAGATATTGTGAAAGGTTATGATGCTAATGGGGCTGACTTAGATGCATTCTTACGCGGTAAAGCCAATGCTATTATCGAACCTGCACAATTCCCAATGATGGAAGCAAACCTGACTATTACTAAAAAACTCTCTGCTGTAGAAATGGAATCACTGATCGCTTATATGCGCAGTCTATAG